CACGCGCCCCGGTCCGGTGCGTCCGGCTACCGGCCGCCGGTTCCGAACAGCGCGCGTGCCAGCGGGTGTTCGCCCAGGAACTCCGCCAGTGCGCGTCGGTCGGGGGCGGTGGCGGGGCCTCGGCGGGCGACCGCGTAGGCCGCCGCCGCGTTGGCGGCCGACGCCGCCGTCAGCGGGTCGTGGCCCTGGCCGAGCAGCGCGAGGAACGCGCCGACGTGCGCGTCACCCGCGCCGTTGCTGTCCACCGCCGCCACCGGGAACCCCGGCACATGGACCGGTGGTCTGCCGGGCGTCGCCAGCCAGCAGCCGTCCTTGTCCGCCCTGACGAGCACACCCGCGCCCGGGGCGAGCCGTTCCCGCAGCGCGGTCGCCGCCGCGCGCGGGTCGTCGAGCCCTGTCATCAGGCGGGCCTCGCGGGCGTTGGCGCTGAGCCAGTCGGTGCGGGCGAGGACCGGGGCGAGGACCGCCTCGGGGATGTCGGCGACCAGCGGCGCCGGGTCGAGGCAGACGGTGATGTCGGTCGGCAGTGCCGCCGTGAAGTCGGCCAGGAGGGGGCCGTTGTCGCGCAGCACCAGTCCGTAGCCGGAGAGTTGGACGAGGTCGCCGGGGCGCAGGGAGGCGGTGACGGCGTCGAGGTCGGCGCGGGTCAGGGTGGCCTCGACGCCGAAGCTGGTGACGAAGGTGCGCTCCCCCTCGCCGTCGACCAGGGCCACGGTGAATCCGGTGTCGCCGTCCGTGCGGGGCGCGAGCAGCGTCGCGATGTCCTCGGCGGCCAGCGCGGCGCGGACCAGGTCGCCGTGCGGGCCGGTGCCGTGCAGACCCGCGAAGACCGCCTCGGTGCCGAGCCGTCCTGCGGCGACCAGGGTGTTGAAGCCGCCGCCCGCGGTCGTCCCGGCGCGGGTCGCGATGACGTCGCCGCCGCGTTCGGGCAGCGCGGGGACCTCGATCACCAGGTCGGCGATGACGTTCCCGGCGAGGATCAGCCGGCCGCTCATCGTCCGGCCCCCTGGAGGCTGGTCGGGGTGGCCGTGCCGCCGTCGCGGGCCGCGGAGCCGGCGCGGGGGCCGAACACCGCGTACACGGCGGCGCCGACGGCCATCGCGACGGCCCAGCCCAGTCCGTTCACGCCGAACCAGGTGTCCGAGAGCGGGCCGGCGAACCAGACGTCGGTGTCGCTGGTCGCCGCCTTGGTGAAGAGCAGACCGGCCACGATCGCGGCGGCCCAGCCGGTGACGGCGGGCAGATGGAAGCCGCCCGCGTACCAGTAGCGACTGGTGCGGGTGGTGTCCATGAGCGCCTCGGAGTCGTAGTCGCGTCCGCGCAGCGAGTCGACCACGATCACGCCGATCCACGCGGAGATGGGGACGGCGAGCAGGGTCAGGAAGGTGGAGAAGGGGCCGTAGAAGTCGTCGGCGATCAGCATGAAGTAGATGCCGCCCGCGAACATCAGGACCACGTCGAGGGCGACCGCTAGGGCGCGGGGCACCCGCAGGCCCAGGGTGATCATCGTCAGCCCGGCCGAGTAGGTGGAGAGGTGGTTGGACATGAGCAGCCCGCCGAAGGCCGCGATGAGGTAGGGGATCGCCATCCAGGACGGCAGCATCGCGTTGATGGCGGCGACCGGATCGGAGGCGGTGGCGAGGCTCGCGTCGCCCGCGGCGAGCAGCGAGCCGAGGGAGATCAGCAGCACGAGGGGGATGCCCGCGCCGAACGCGGAGGCGACGACCAGCCGTCGGCCGGGGATCGCGCGGGGCAGGTAACGGGCGTAATCGGCGCCCGCGTTGGCCCAGCCGATGCCGGTGCCTGCGGCGATGAACCCGATACCCGCGATCACTCCGGTGGTCGGCCCGGCCGAGGTGTGCAGGACGGTGGACCAGTCGACGGTGGCGACGAGGAAGCCCATCACGATCAGGTTGAGGACGCCGAAGACGACGGTGGCCCACTTGTTGATCCACATGATGGTGGCGTGGCCGAGCCCGCTGATCAGCAGGGTGCAGATGATGAAGACGAGCAGGCAGGCGAGGGTGAGCACGGTGTTCTGGGCGACGCCGAACGCGGTGTCGAGCAGGGCGAGCAGCGCGTAGGCCGCGGTGGTCGTGGTGATCGTCTCCCAGCCGACCCGGCTGAGCCAGGTGATGAGGGTCGGTCCCGCGTTGCCCCGCTGCCCGAAGACGGAGCGGGAGAGGGTGAGCGCGGGTGCGCCGCCCTTCTTGCCCGCCATGCTGAGGGCCCCCACCAGCGCGAACGACCCGAAGGAGCCGACGAGCGCGACCAGGCCGGCCTGCCAGATGTTCAGTCCGCGGAACGCGACCAGGGTCGCGCCGAGCGGCAGCCCGAGGATGCTGATGTTGGCGGCGAACCAGGTCCAGAACATCTGGCCCGCCTGGCCGTGCCGTTCGCTGTCGGGGACCGGTTCGATCCCCCGGGTCTCGATGGCGCCGACGCGATCGTTCGTCTTCGAAACGGCCATGACGGAACCTCCTTGCAGGGTGCGGAATGACGGGGATGACAGGGATGACGGAGATGAGGGGCGTGGGGGCGAAGGGTTGCCGGGGGTCGGGTTGTTCAGCGCAGGGCCAGCAGCCGGGTGGTCAGGGGGTGCAGGTCGAGGGAGTTGACGGTGCGCAGGGTCGTGACGGCGTCGGCGGGCAGCGCCGAGAGGCCGGTGACCGAGCCCGCGACGGCGCCGGCGATGGCGCCGATGGTGTCGCTGTCGCCGCCGAGGTTGGCGGCGAGCAGGGCGGCCCGCCAGGGGTCGCCGTCCGCGACGGCGAGCACCGCGAAGGCCGCGGGCACCGACTCCTGGCTGGCGACGCTGGTGCCGACGAGGGCGCAGATCCGGTCGAGGGCGTCGGCCTCGGGGAGGTCCCGCACCAGGTCGCCAGCCCAGACGATGCGGGAGGCGATGTCGGCCCCGGCGATCCAGTGCCCGCGCCTGGCCCCGGCCCGCGCCGCGGTGACGGCCGCGGCGACGGCCTCGGCGAGCGAGCCGCCGTCGACCCCGGTGGAGACGGCCGCGGCGACGGCGGCGGCGCCCGCGATGCCGATCGTCGTGTCATGGGTGACCTGGCAGGACTCCACGACCCGGTCGAGGAATTCGTCGGGCGAGGTGGCGGCCGAGGCGATCCCGACCGGGGTGACGCGCATGGCGGCGCCGTTCGTCGTGCCGTGCCGGCCCGCCTCCCGTGGCGGCACACCGCGCGCGACGGCGTCCAGCGCGGCCTTGGTGGAGGGGCCGAGGAGGTCGAAGGAGCCCTTGGCCTTCATCTCCTTCTCCCAGTCGAGCAGTTCGTGCGCGAGGCGCAACGGGTCGATCCGGCCGCCTCCCTCGTCGAGCAGCCGGCCCACGATGACGGCCTGTTCGGTGTCGTCGGTGACGGAACCGGCGGGCATGCCCGCGCTGACCGGGTTGTCGGGGCGGGCGGGTTCGAAGCCGGTGACGGTGCCGTAGACGCGGACGACGTCCTCGCGGGACATCACCTGGGTGGGCATGCCGAGGGCGTCGCCGAGGGCGAGTCCGTAGAAGGCGCCGAGGGCGCGGTCGAGTCGGTCGTTCACAGTCGGCCTCCTCGGCCCGAGCGGACGTGCAGTTCGAATCTGGTGGGGTCGAGCAGGCTGCTGACGTGCTCGACGACCGAGTTGTCGGCGGCCCGGTAGACCTGAGTGAGGCGCAGGAAGGACTCGCCCCGGGAGCGGTGCAGGACGGCGGCCTCCGTCTCGTCGAGGCCGCGCACCGACACGACGCCCTCTCCCGAGTCGGTGATCCGGCCGGCGGCGACCAGTGCCTGGTTGAGCGAGCCGCCGTCGAGGCCGCGTCGCGGCAGTCCCGCGAGGCTCTCGGTGACCGGGACCCTGCTGTGTTCGAGGGAGACGCCCCGTCCGTCCGGGAGCCGTCTGACCCGGTCGAGGGCGAGGAACGCGGTGGGGCCGAGGCCCAGGGCGGCGGCCAGCTCCGGGTCGGTGACCTCCTCGAAGCGGAGGGTCTCGGTGGTCAGCTCGGTGCCCTGTTCGGCCAGTGCCCGGGTCCAGCCGAGGCGGTTGTCGAGCGGCGTACCGTCGAAGGTGACGAAGGAGCCGATCCCGGCGTGCGTGGCGATCAGCCCTTCCTCGCCGAGGACCTGGAGCGCCTGCCGCAGGGTGGTGCGACTGACGCCGAACCGCTGGGTGAGCGCGTGCTCCCCGGGGAGCCTGCTGCCGTCGGAATGGACCCCGGCGCGAATCTCGTCGGCGAGCACGCGGGCGATGCGATGATGCTTGTGTACCTGTCCAGGCATGTCTAGACAGTAGGTGAACAGCTCCTTCCGGTCCATAGCTGACGGGAAATTCCTGCGCGGAGGGCGACGTCAGCACCACTGTGGGCGGGCGCCGTCGGTGTCAGCCCGCGGGCGCGGTGCCCATACGTCCGGCGGAACGGGCAGGCGGACGCACGCCATCAACGCCTCCGGCGGGACGGGCGGCCGGGGCCGATGCCAGGGCCTCCGACGGGACGGGCCGCCGGGACGATGACGACGCTTCCGCCGGGCCGTGCGGCTTGGGCGAGGCCGACGCTTCCGCCGAGACGGGCGGGCGAGCCGATGCCAACCCTTCCGACGGCCCGCTGTCAGCCCGTCCGTCAGTCCCGATCCGGCAGCATGACCCACAGGTCGGGTGGTCCGACGACCGCGCGGGCGTCCACCGGGCGCAGGCCCGCGTAGGCGCAGGCGTAGGCGATGGCGTTGCCCTGGTACAGGTAGGAGAACAGCGCCTGCTCGGAGGTGTCGCCCTCGTCGATCCCACCCCCGGGGTGGAGGTCCGAGCCGATGATGGAGCCGTCGCGCGCGACGCGGCCCTGATTGCCGCTCTTGGGGTTGGCGTACAGGCCGTAGCAGAGGGTCCCGGCGGACAGCGGGCGCAGCACGCCTGTCCTCTGCGGCGCGTACCCCCAGGGCTGGGTCACCACGCAGCCGCCCGGCACGGACGTCACGCCGACGAGCGGCAGCGTCTCGTCCAGCTCGTGATCCCACGGGTCCTCGACCACGCCGTCCGCGAACTCCCGCGGCGCCGGCGTCGCCTTGAGTCTGCGCACCGCTTCCGCCGCGTCGATCCCGGCGACGCAGGCCAGTCCCGTGCCGTCGTGATGGAAGCTGCCGAGAGCGTCGATGAGGCGCGCGGCCTCCACCGCCGTCGCGCGCTCGGCGTCCGTCAGACGCTCACCGGCCGGCACCGCGAACAGGTCGGGTGTCGGGCCGGCCAGACCGAGCCGGCCCGGCGACCAGCCGCCGATCGACCTGCGCCACGGGTCGGCTCCTGCGGCGGCGAGGGCCAGCGCGTTCTCGGGTCTGCGGTCGACGACGGCCTGCCACAGCGCGGTGACGCCGTCCTCCGTCGCGTCGACGTCCACGACGCGGCGGGCCAGCTCCGCGACGACCTCGGCGGAGCCCCATTGGGCCGCCAGGTGCAGCGGGCGTCCGTGGCCGTACGCCTCCGGATCGGCGCCGGCGTCGAGCCGTCGTCGGATCGCGTCGTGGTCGCGCCAGGTCTCCCAGGTCGTTCCCGCCCAGCCCGTCTCCCCCGCGGTCATCCCGCCCCCTCCGACGACGATACGGCCGACTCCTCGTCAGCCTCAGTCCCCACGCTCGCACACGGGTCTGACAACGCCCCTTCCCCCAGGCGCCCGGTCGGCCGGGGGGCGTAGGGTCCGGCCGGAAGACGGGTCCGCAGCGGGGCTGTTCGGCGCTCACCCAGGAGGCGCCATGCCCGCCGCCGAGACTGTGACGGTCCGTCACGCCGCCGCGCCCGCCGTACCGCCAGAGCCCCGAACCGCACCCCGCCCGCCGTACCGCCAGAGCCCCGAACCGCACCCCGCCCGCCGTACCGCCAGAGCCCCGATCCGCACCCCGCCCTGCCGCATCACCCCCCACCACCAGGGCCGTTGAAGCCCTCGCCGCCACCCCGCGCTCCCCCGCCCGTCCCCCCACGCGCCCGAGATATCTGCGGCACGCATCTTGACCCCCTTCGTCCGGCGGCCTTAGCGTTCCCGCGTCGCCCTCGATTGAATCGATTCAATCCCGCTCGCCTCTTTCTCCTCCTCTTCACCCCGTCCCTCCTCCCTGCTTCTTCTCGCTCCTCCTCATCGCCTCTCCCACCCGTCCCACCTCCACCCGGGGATGCCTCATGCACGAATCCGTCCCGCAGCGAAGCGGTACGACCCGCCGTACCGTCCTCACCGCCGGTGTGGCCGCCGGACTCACCGGCGCCGCCGCGGTGAGCTTCGGCGCCGGTCCCGCGTCCGCCGCCGCGTCCGCGCGGCCCGCCTCGACGTCCCACGCTCCCGGAGCCGCCTGGTTCGCCCGGCCGCCGGCCTCAGTGCGGCCCAAGTTCCGCTGGTGGTGGCCCGACGGGCTGGTGGACCCGGCCGAGATCGCCCGGGAGATCGACCAGATCGCCGACGCGGGGTTCGGCGGCATGGAGATCGCCGCGGTGCACCACAGCATCAAGGACAAGTCGGTGCTCGACCCTGACCACCACGGCTGGGGCAGCAAGCCGTGGCGGGACGGCGTGGAGGCCGCCCTGCGGCGCGCGGCGCGACGCGGGGTCACCATCGACCTGACGGTGGGCCCCAGTTGGCCCGCAGCCGTGCCGGGTCTGAGCCCCGACGACGACGCTGCCGCCCAGGAACTCGTCCTCGGCCGCGTCCAGTTGACCGGCGGCGCCCCCTACCGCGGCCCGGTGCCCGCGCCGTCCCAGGCTCCCGCCGCCGGGGTGACCCGGCAGCGTCTGCTCGCGGTCCAGGCCGCCCGTGTCGACACCGCCAACTCCACCCGCAAGGAGACCGGTCTCGACGCCGCCAGTGTCCGCGACCTCACCAGGACGGTCTCCGACGGCGCGCTGGCCTGGACCCCGCCGGACGACGGCGACTGGGTGCTGCTGGCCTACTGGCAGCGCGGCTCGGCCCAACAGCCCGAGTCGGGGCCGCACTCGACGCCCGCGTCCTACGTCGTCGACCACTTCGCCCCGGCCGGCACGGCCGCCGTCACCGGCCACTGGGACCGGAACATCCTGACGCCCGCCCTGCGGCAGTTGCTGCGGGCCGCGGGCGGCGCCTTCTTCGAGGACTCCGTGGAGTTGGAGACGGTCGGCCTGAACTGGACGTCCAGGCTGCCCGAGGAGTTCGAGAAGCACACCGGGCGCCCGCTGCTGCCGTACCTGCCCGCGATCGTCCTCGACCGGAGCAACCAGGTCTTCGCGTTCGAGGCGCAGCTCACCCGGCAGATCCGGCACGACTTCTGGGAGACCGTCTCCGGTCTGTTCAACCGGCATCACCTCGGCGCCCTGCGGGACTGGGCGCACGCGCTGCGCATGGAGCTGCGTTCCCAGCCGTACGGCCTCCAGACAGACGCCATCGCGTCCGCCGCGGTGCTGGACATCGCCGAGGGGGAGTCGCTCGGTTTCAAGAACCTGGACGACTACCGGTGTCTGGCCGGCGGCCGTGACATGGCCGGGCACACCGTGCTGTCCTGCGAGGCGGGCGCCTACAACGGCTCGGCGTACAGCACGACATGGGACCGTTTCCTGCGGACCATGGGCGGCGCGTACGCGGCCGGTGTCAACCAGACGGTGCTGCACGGCTTCTCCTACGCGACCGCGCCGAAGGTGAGTTGGCCGGGTTTCGCGGCGTTCAGCCCGTACAACGGCGCCGCCGGGTACGGCGAGTCGTGGGGTCCGCGTCAGCCGACCTGGCGACACGTCCCCGATGTGGCCGGTCATCTGGCCCGCGTCCACCAGGTGTTGCAGGCCGGCACGGCCCGCGCGGACGTCGCGGTGTTCCGGCAGACCGGCTACACGGCGACCGGGATCGGCGCGTCCTGGTTCACGTCGACGGGCGTACCGCTGGGCTGGTCGCACCAGTTCCTCAGCGGTCCGCTGCTCTCGCTGCCGTCGGCGACCGTGCGCGGCGGCCGGCTCGCTCCCGAAGGACCGGCCTACAAGGCCCTGTTCATCGAGGGCGACTTCTTCTCCTCGTCCGCTCCCACGCTCTCGGTGGACGACGCCCGCACCGTTCTCGCGCTGGCCCGCCAGGGGCTTCCCGTGGTCCTGCTCGGGGAGTTCGACCAGCCGGTCACGCCAGGGGTGCCCGCGGACGGCGAGACCGCGCGGCTGACCGATGTGCTCGGCCGGCTGCTGGCGCTCCCCCATGTGGTGCGGATCACCGACAAGACCGCCGTGGGTGACGCCCTCGCCCGGCTGGGGGTCACCGCCGATGTCCGGCACGCCGTCTCCTCGACCCTCGTCAACGCCCACCGGGTCACCGACGACGCCGACTTCTACTACTTCTGCAACGGCAAGCACGCCGAGACCGTGAAGCCTCCGGTGGCGCTGATCGACCACGAGGTCACGGTGCGCCGCACGGCCCGCGGCTCCTCGCGCTCCGCTGCCGTGCCGTATCTCCTCGACCCGTGGTCGGGCACGGTCACCCGGCTCGGCCGGTACACCAGGGAGGGCGACGACTTCACGCTGCGGCTCCGGTTGCAGCCGGGGCAGAACGCGATCGTCGCCCTCGGCGGGCCCGGTCTCTTCGGCGACCGGAACGGGGGCCGCCCGTACGCCACGGGCACGGACGCCGACGAGGTCCGCTTCGCCCCGGGCGGGCTCGCGGTGCGGGCGTCCTCGGCGGGACGGTACGCCACCCGGCTCTCCACGGGGCGGACGGTGACGACGTCCTTCGCCACCGTCCCGGAGCCGGTCGTACCGGGCCGCTGGCGGCTCGAGGTCGAGGACTGGCGTCCCGGCGCGTCCGCGACCAGCACCGAGCGGGTCCGCCGGGACCTGGTCCTCGACACCCTGCTGCCGTGGTCCCGGATTCCCGAACTGGCCGACTCGGCGGGCATCGGCCGCTATCGCACGACGGTGGTGCTGCCCGCCCGCTGGGACGCCTCGCACGGCGCGACCCTGGAACTCGGGCAGGTCAGCGACACCTTCAGGGTCACCGTCAACGGCAGACCGCTGCCGCCCGCCGACCGGCTCGATCCGGTGGTGGACCTCGGGTCGGCGCTGCGGCGCGGGGCGAACGAGATCGTCGTCGAGGTGGCGGTCCCGCTCATCAACCGGCTGCGGGTCGCGCAGCCGGAGGTGTTCGGGGGTGTCGCGCGTCAGGACCACGGTCTCGTGGGGCCGGTGCGGGTGGTGCCCTACCGGCAGACGGTCATCGCCTGACGCCCTGGCCCGGCAGCAGCTTCTCGTCCCCGAGGGCGGCGAACGTCCAGCGGTTCGCGTTGA
The sequence above is a segment of the Streptomyces griseoviridis genome. Coding sequences within it:
- a CDS encoding PfkB family carbohydrate kinase, whose protein sequence is MSGRLILAGNVIADLVIEVPALPERGGDVIATRAGTTAGGGFNTLVAAGRLGTEAVFAGLHGTGPHGDLVRAALAAEDIATLLAPRTDGDTGFTVALVDGEGERTFVTSFGVEATLTRADLDAVTASLRPGDLVQLSGYGLVLRDNGPLLADFTAALPTDITVCLDPAPLVADIPEAVLAPVLARTDWLSANAREARLMTGLDDPRAAATALRERLAPGAGVLVRADKDGCWLATPGRPPVHVPGFPVAAVDSNGAGDAHVGAFLALLGQGHDPLTAASAANAAAAYAVARRGPATAPDRRALAEFLGEHPLARALFGTGGR
- a CDS encoding purine-cytosine permease family protein yields the protein MAVSKTNDRVGAIETRGIEPVPDSERHGQAGQMFWTWFAANISILGLPLGATLVAFRGLNIWQAGLVALVGSFGSFALVGALSMAGKKGGAPALTLSRSVFGQRGNAGPTLITWLSRVGWETITTTTAAYALLALLDTAFGVAQNTVLTLACLLVFIICTLLISGLGHATIMWINKWATVVFGVLNLIVMGFLVATVDWSTVLHTSAGPTTGVIAGIGFIAAGTGIGWANAGADYARYLPRAIPGRRLVVASAFGAGIPLVLLISLGSLLAAGDASLATASDPVAAINAMLPSWMAIPYLIAAFGGLLMSNHLSTYSAGLTMITLGLRVPRALAVALDVVLMFAGGIYFMLIADDFYGPFSTFLTLLAVPISAWIGVIVVDSLRGRDYDSEALMDTTRTSRYWYAGGFHLPAVTGWAAAIVAGLLFTKAATSDTDVWFAGPLSDTWFGVNGLGWAVAMAVGAAVYAVFGPRAGSAARDGGTATPTSLQGAGR
- a CDS encoding ADP-ribosylglycohydrolase family protein, which translates into the protein MNDRLDRALGAFYGLALGDALGMPTQVMSREDVVRVYGTVTGFEPARPDNPVSAGMPAGSVTDDTEQAVIVGRLLDEGGGRIDPLRLAHELLDWEKEMKAKGSFDLLGPSTKAALDAVARGVPPREAGRHGTTNGAAMRVTPVGIASAATSPDEFLDRVVESCQVTHDTTIGIAGAAAVAAAVSTGVDGGSLAEAVAAAVTAARAGARRGHWIAGADIASRIVWAGDLVRDLPEADALDRICALVGTSVASQESVPAAFAVLAVADGDPWRAALLAANLGGDSDTIGAIAGAVAGSVTGLSALPADAVTTLRTVNSLDLHPLTTRLLALR
- a CDS encoding GntR family transcriptional regulator — encoded protein: MPGQVHKHHRIARVLADEIRAGVHSDGSRLPGEHALTQRFGVSRTTLRQALQVLGEEGLIATHAGIGSFVTFDGTPLDNRLGWTRALAEQGTELTTETLRFEEVTDPELAAALGLGPTAFLALDRVRRLPDGRGVSLEHSRVPVTESLAGLPRRGLDGGSLNQALVAAGRITDSGEGVVSVRGLDETEAAVLHRSRGESFLRLTQVYRAADNSVVEHVSSLLDPTRFELHVRSGRGGRL
- a CDS encoding ankyrin repeat domain-containing protein, producing MTAGETGWAGTTWETWRDHDAIRRRLDAGADPEAYGHGRPLHLAAQWGSAEVVAELARRVVDVDATEDGVTALWQAVVDRRPENALALAAAGADPWRRSIGGWSPGRLGLAGPTPDLFAVPAGERLTDAERATAVEAARLIDALGSFHHDGTGLACVAGIDAAEAVRRLKATPAPREFADGVVEDPWDHELDETLPLVGVTSVPGGCVVTQPWGYAPQRTGVLRPLSAGTLCYGLYANPKSGNQGRVARDGSIIGSDLHPGGGIDEGDTSEQALFSYLYQGNAIAYACAYAGLRPVDARAVVGPPDLWVMLPDRD
- a CDS encoding glycosyl hydrolase, with the translated sequence MHESVPQRSGTTRRTVLTAGVAAGLTGAAAVSFGAGPASAAASARPASTSHAPGAAWFARPPASVRPKFRWWWPDGLVDPAEIAREIDQIADAGFGGMEIAAVHHSIKDKSVLDPDHHGWGSKPWRDGVEAALRRAARRGVTIDLTVGPSWPAAVPGLSPDDDAAAQELVLGRVQLTGGAPYRGPVPAPSQAPAAGVTRQRLLAVQAARVDTANSTRKETGLDAASVRDLTRTVSDGALAWTPPDDGDWVLLAYWQRGSAQQPESGPHSTPASYVVDHFAPAGTAAVTGHWDRNILTPALRQLLRAAGGAFFEDSVELETVGLNWTSRLPEEFEKHTGRPLLPYLPAIVLDRSNQVFAFEAQLTRQIRHDFWETVSGLFNRHHLGALRDWAHALRMELRSQPYGLQTDAIASAAVLDIAEGESLGFKNLDDYRCLAGGRDMAGHTVLSCEAGAYNGSAYSTTWDRFLRTMGGAYAAGVNQTVLHGFSYATAPKVSWPGFAAFSPYNGAAGYGESWGPRQPTWRHVPDVAGHLARVHQVLQAGTARADVAVFRQTGYTATGIGASWFTSTGVPLGWSHQFLSGPLLSLPSATVRGGRLAPEGPAYKALFIEGDFFSSSAPTLSVDDARTVLALARQGLPVVLLGEFDQPVTPGVPADGETARLTDVLGRLLALPHVVRITDKTAVGDALARLGVTADVRHAVSSTLVNAHRVTDDADFYYFCNGKHAETVKPPVALIDHEVTVRRTARGSSRSAAVPYLLDPWSGTVTRLGRYTREGDDFTLRLRLQPGQNAIVALGGPGLFGDRNGGRPYATGTDADEVRFAPGGLAVRASSAGRYATRLSTGRTVTTSFATVPEPVVPGRWRLEVEDWRPGASATSTERVRRDLVLDTLLPWSRIPELADSAGIGRYRTTVVLPARWDASHGATLELGQVSDTFRVTVNGRPLPPADRLDPVVDLGSALRRGANEIVVEVAVPLINRLRVAQPEVFGGVARQDHGLVGPVRVVPYRQTVIA